One genomic region from Halorussus rarus encodes:
- a CDS encoding glycosyltransferase family 1 protein: MRVLIVPELYRPDDATANGTLNDAVVWVEEWLDVDPDLHVYWLLAPPAVADYDPEYVLADRDRVTLVEAEPFMHGHRHQNAFTESGYSEAQLEALAEATYDRLGYVDVVVDQLRRGRADLAKWLFALDGHRVGEPWPVDIVTNVHDLQLPFKYAHTGWRDEFQRRTEITDAVLSDGMWFKAAVDLEGMREFGHEFLRESVVDAALDDAVRTGSPIDFSRFEAEYADEPQYLHVAGSIWDKKQVGTVMGIAELLHERFDIGTVMTSMSKIPAEYADLPWVEAYPQASREEFEAALRKGDLCVSATEYETLARTWFEQAGSGQVLIARNQPWIYDAVPRDYELAATIEELPGLAVWAVEHWDEAVAESKRMLEYVKEIRDPVRSGRHTYDDMADRVAAKVDAYEPDENDDIVGKALEDVGDSVALDDLNRTTAEYTDDGQPILDGKCALSEVVFALRRRGYADTGNPGTPVFERRG, translated from the coding sequence ATGCGCGTACTCATCGTTCCTGAACTCTATCGACCGGACGACGCGACGGCCAACGGCACGCTCAACGACGCGGTGGTGTGGGTCGAGGAGTGGCTGGACGTCGACCCGGACCTCCACGTCTACTGGCTGCTCGCGCCGCCCGCGGTCGCGGACTACGACCCGGAGTACGTCCTGGCCGACCGCGACCGGGTCACCCTCGTCGAGGCCGAACCCTTCATGCACGGCCACCGCCACCAGAACGCGTTCACCGAGTCGGGCTACAGCGAGGCGCAACTGGAGGCGCTCGCCGAGGCGACCTACGACCGGCTGGGCTACGTCGACGTGGTGGTCGACCAGCTCCGGCGCGGGCGGGCGGACCTCGCCAAGTGGCTGTTCGCGCTCGACGGCCACCGGGTCGGCGAGCCCTGGCCCGTCGACATCGTCACCAACGTCCACGACCTCCAGCTCCCGTTCAAGTACGCCCACACGGGATGGCGCGACGAGTTCCAGCGTCGGACCGAGATCACCGACGCGGTGCTCTCCGACGGGATGTGGTTCAAGGCCGCGGTCGATCTGGAGGGAATGAGAGAGTTCGGCCACGAGTTCCTCCGGGAGTCGGTGGTCGACGCGGCGCTCGACGACGCGGTCCGGACCGGCAGCCCCATCGACTTCTCGCGGTTCGAGGCCGAGTACGCCGACGAACCCCAGTACCTCCACGTCGCCGGCTCGATCTGGGACAAGAAGCAGGTCGGCACCGTGATGGGCATCGCGGAGCTGCTCCACGAGCGGTTCGACATCGGGACCGTGATGACGAGCATGTCCAAGATTCCGGCGGAGTACGCCGACCTGCCGTGGGTCGAGGCGTACCCGCAGGCCTCCCGCGAGGAGTTCGAGGCCGCCCTCCGGAAGGGCGACCTCTGCGTCTCGGCGACCGAGTACGAGACGCTGGCCCGGACGTGGTTCGAGCAGGCCGGCAGCGGGCAGGTGCTCATCGCCCGGAACCAGCCGTGGATATACGACGCCGTGCCGCGGGATTACGAGCTCGCCGCCACCATCGAGGAGCTGCCCGGCCTCGCGGTCTGGGCGGTCGAACACTGGGACGAGGCGGTCGCGGAGAGCAAACGAATGTTGGAGTACGTCAAGGAGATTCGGGACCCGGTGCGGTCGGGCCGGCACACCTACGACGACATGGCCGACCGCGTCGCAGCGAAGGTCGACGCCTACGAGCCCGACGAGAACGATGACATCGTCGGGAAGGCGCTGGAGGACGTCGGCGACTCCGTCGCGCTCGACGATCTGAACCGCACCACCGCCGAGTACACCGACGACGGCCAGCCGATTCTCGACGGGAAGTGCGCGCTGAGCGAGGTGGTGTTCGCGCTCCGCCGCCGGGGGTACGCCGACACCGGAAACCCGGGGACGCCGGTCTTCGAGCGGCGCGGGTAG
- a CDS encoding AI-2E family transporter, whose product MGWVREFSFDRERIAWWLVAVALVLAVGYVVASFLGTFLLGLFVYYATRPMYRRLLDRLRQPTLTAVTALFGLALPGLVLLGYTVAVSVRELGSLAGVGADELEGVVGSELELTRLFDLQQLSGLLQTTPQRLQQQVQQFAAERGADAVREILASVVAVLGVLASVTLGIVIVLVVAFYLLRDDHRLASWFRDEVAGQNSPTVAFARAVDGDLETVYFGNILTAFVIGIVAAVGYNLLDLIAPAAVSVPSPTLLGLLTGLGSLVPVVGMKLVYVPLGIVLAAVAVATDPGLLWFPVVFLLVAFVVFDTIPELLLRPYVSGRDLHTGLVMLAYVLGPVLFGWYGLFLGPLLLVLVVHFVRVIVPELVERGEFDVDRDTPDSGTFRESATYRRVDVRPPVAALSLRERTPDGGGAHGGSATPEPERRADAEDSDGEPRE is encoded by the coding sequence ATGGGGTGGGTACGTGAGTTCTCGTTCGACCGCGAGCGCATCGCGTGGTGGCTGGTCGCGGTCGCGCTCGTCCTCGCGGTCGGCTACGTCGTCGCGTCGTTCCTCGGCACCTTCCTGCTCGGGCTGTTCGTCTACTACGCGACCCGGCCGATGTACCGGCGGCTGCTCGACCGGCTCCGCCAGCCGACGCTGACCGCGGTGACGGCGCTGTTCGGGCTGGCGCTGCCGGGTCTCGTCCTGCTCGGCTACACCGTGGCCGTCAGCGTCCGCGAGCTTGGTTCGCTGGCGGGCGTCGGCGCCGACGAGCTCGAGGGCGTGGTCGGGAGCGAACTCGAACTGACCCGGCTGTTCGACCTCCAGCAGCTCTCCGGGCTCCTGCAGACGACCCCTCAGCGCCTCCAACAGCAGGTCCAGCAGTTCGCCGCCGAGCGCGGCGCCGACGCGGTCCGCGAGATCCTGGCGTCGGTCGTGGCGGTGCTCGGCGTCCTGGCGAGCGTCACGCTCGGCATCGTCATCGTGCTGGTGGTCGCGTTCTACCTCCTCCGGGACGACCACCGGCTCGCGTCGTGGTTCCGCGACGAAGTCGCGGGCCAGAACAGCCCCACGGTCGCGTTCGCCCGGGCGGTCGACGGCGACCTCGAGACGGTGTACTTCGGCAACATCCTGACCGCGTTCGTCATCGGCATCGTCGCGGCGGTCGGCTACAACCTGCTCGACCTGATCGCCCCGGCCGCGGTCTCGGTTCCCTCGCCGACGCTGCTGGGGCTGCTCACCGGACTCGGTAGCCTCGTTCCGGTGGTCGGGATGAAGCTGGTGTACGTCCCGCTCGGCATCGTGCTTGCCGCGGTCGCGGTCGCGACCGACCCCGGCCTGCTGTGGTTCCCGGTCGTCTTCCTGCTGGTCGCGTTCGTCGTGTTCGACACGATTCCGGAACTGCTCCTCCGACCGTACGTCTCGGGCCGGGACCTCCACACCGGGCTCGTGATGCTTGCGTACGTCCTCGGGCCGGTGCTGTTCGGCTGGTACGGCCTGTTCCTCGGCCCGCTGCTGCTCGTGCTGGTCGTCCACTTCGTCCGGGTCATCGTGCCCGAGCTGGTCGAGCGCGGCGAGTTCGACGTCGACCGCGACACGCCCGACTCCGGAACGTTCCGCGAGTCGGCGACCTACCGACGGGTCGACGTCCGCCCGCCCGTCGCGGCGCTCTCGCTGCGCGAGCGCACTCCGGACGGTGGTGGCGCGCACGGCGGCTCTGCGACTCCGGAACCGGAGCGCCGCGCCGACGCCGAGGACTCGGACGGGGAGCCGAGAGAGTGA
- a CDS encoding MFS transporter translates to MADAVGTEERVTVSQVMDRIPVGRFHRRLLAICGSAWAFDGMEVIIISFTLPVLISAWGLSGLSAGLLGSASLMGMIIGNWAWGRYADERGRIDAFQWTVLTYSVFAGLTAFATGFYSGFALRFLTGVGLGGALAVDTSYLSEHLPTDRRGRYLVYLDAFWPLGNVFAVVLAWLFLSALAGPAGTVAVPVLGDVAGWRLLFASAAFPALLVFVIRSQLRETPYYLAQKGDIEGANDRIRAIAEENGEEFTPISAESVDTGSSAGYGRLFESDLRKRTAMIAAAWFAVNFGYYGVFIWLPDTVGAAGVVGDFSLGGLTVEGLYVYFLLIGLVQFPGYFSAAYLVEKVGRKPTLGSYLLLSGLFTFVFAASMPDVSLFGAGLSGFWPFFGGLLAASFFTLGAWGAIYAYTPELFPTEVRGTGNGFAGGVGKIGAVVGPILAGALVDVGYLAALAPLAVAFVLGGLVVLAFGRETKGEPLF, encoded by the coding sequence ATGGCAGACGCAGTCGGAACAGAAGAGCGGGTGACCGTCTCGCAGGTGATGGACCGGATTCCTGTCGGTCGGTTCCACCGCCGCCTGCTCGCCATCTGCGGGAGCGCGTGGGCGTTCGACGGGATGGAGGTCATCATCATCAGCTTCACCCTCCCGGTCCTCATCTCGGCCTGGGGCCTGTCGGGGCTGAGCGCCGGCCTCCTGGGGAGTGCGAGCCTGATGGGCATGATCATCGGCAACTGGGCGTGGGGCCGGTACGCCGACGAGCGCGGCCGCATCGACGCCTTCCAGTGGACCGTGCTGACCTACTCGGTGTTCGCCGGCCTGACCGCGTTCGCCACCGGCTTCTACTCCGGGTTCGCGCTCCGATTCCTGACGGGCGTGGGGCTGGGCGGCGCGCTCGCGGTCGACACCTCCTACCTCTCCGAGCACCTGCCGACCGACCGGCGCGGGCGCTACCTGGTCTACCTCGACGCGTTCTGGCCGCTGGGCAACGTGTTCGCGGTCGTGCTGGCCTGGCTGTTCCTCTCGGCGCTCGCCGGTCCCGCCGGCACCGTCGCGGTCCCCGTCCTCGGCGACGTCGCGGGCTGGCGGCTCCTGTTCGCCAGCGCGGCGTTCCCGGCGCTGCTCGTGTTCGTCATCCGGAGCCAGCTCCGGGAGACCCCGTACTACCTCGCGCAGAAGGGCGACATCGAGGGCGCCAACGACCGCATCCGGGCCATCGCCGAGGAGAACGGCGAGGAGTTCACGCCCATCTCGGCCGAGTCGGTCGACACCGGCTCCTCCGCGGGCTACGGCCGGCTGTTCGAGTCCGACCTCCGCAAGCGCACGGCCATGATCGCGGCGGCGTGGTTCGCGGTCAACTTCGGCTACTACGGCGTGTTCATCTGGCTGCCGGACACGGTCGGCGCTGCCGGCGTGGTCGGGGACTTCTCGCTGGGAGGCCTGACGGTCGAGGGCCTGTACGTCTACTTCCTGCTCATCGGGCTGGTCCAGTTCCCGGGCTACTTCAGCGCGGCCTACCTGGTCGAGAAGGTCGGCCGCAAGCCCACGCTCGGGAGCTACCTCCTCCTGTCGGGGCTGTTCACCTTCGTCTTCGCGGCCTCGATGCCCGACGTCTCGCTGTTCGGGGCGGGGCTGTCGGGCTTCTGGCCGTTCTTCGGCGGCCTGCTCGCGGCCAGCTTCTTCACCCTCGGCGCGTGGGGCGCCATCTACGCCTACACGCCCGAGCTGTTCCCCACCGAGGTCAGGGGCACCGGCAACGGGTTCGCGGGCGGCGTCGGCAAGATCGGCGCGGTCGTCGGCCCCATCCTGGCGGGCGCGCTGGTCGACGTCGGCTACCTCGCGGCGCTCGCGCCGCTGGCGGTCGCCTTCGTCCTCGGCGGCCTGGTCGTCCTCGCGTTCGGCCGCGAGACGAAGGGCGAACCGCTGTTCTGA
- a CDS encoding 30S ribosomal protein S8e: MKDQGGSTRKRTGGRLRPSHKKKKHELGREPTETTVGETRLRTTDARGNTQKVRALSTNVASVAVDGETVEAEIEDVAENDANPNYVRRNIVTKGAIIETSEGRARVTSRPGQTGNVNAVLVDEE; encoded by the coding sequence ATGAAGGACCAAGGCGGTTCCACGCGCAAGCGCACCGGCGGCCGACTCCGACCCTCCCACAAGAAGAAGAAGCACGAACTGGGCCGCGAGCCCACCGAGACCACGGTCGGCGAGACCCGACTCCGGACCACCGATGCCCGGGGCAACACCCAGAAGGTCCGCGCGCTCTCGACGAACGTGGCCAGCGTCGCCGTCGACGGCGAGACCGTCGAGGCCGAGATCGAGGACGTCGCCGAGAACGACGCCAACCCCAACTACGTCCGGCGGAACATCGTCACCAAGGGCGCCATCATCGAGACCAGCGAGGGTCGCGCCCGCGTCACCTCCCGCCCCGGCCAGACCGGCAACGTGAACGCGGTCCTCGTCGACGAGGAGTAG
- the radB gene encoding DNA repair and recombination protein RadB, giving the protein MNEEAIPTGCGPLDDLLGGGFEAGTVTQVYGPPAAGKTNVALGAAVEVAAGGGTAVYIDTEGLSLSRFQQVAEARADAASGADDVEDLTSRIIVKEAYDFDEQEEAVRDSSELAERADLVVLDSATGFYRLERAEDEEGGEALREVASQVTHLLSLARRHDLAVVLTNQVYTDPDSDRARPLGGHTLEHWTGTVVRVDRFRGGNRRATLEKHRAKPAGEKVQFRITDSGLEGADDGMP; this is encoded by the coding sequence GTGAACGAAGAGGCCATTCCGACCGGGTGCGGGCCGCTCGACGACCTGCTGGGCGGCGGATTCGAGGCCGGGACCGTCACGCAGGTGTACGGCCCGCCGGCCGCCGGCAAGACCAACGTCGCGCTCGGGGCGGCGGTCGAGGTCGCGGCCGGGGGCGGCACCGCGGTGTACATCGACACCGAGGGGCTGTCGCTGTCGCGGTTCCAGCAGGTCGCCGAGGCCCGCGCGGACGCCGCGAGCGGCGCGGACGACGTCGAGGACCTGACCTCCCGCATCATCGTCAAGGAGGCCTACGACTTCGACGAGCAGGAGGAGGCGGTCCGGGACAGTTCCGAGCTCGCCGAGCGGGCAGACCTCGTGGTGCTCGACAGCGCGACCGGCTTCTACCGGCTCGAGCGCGCCGAGGACGAGGAGGGCGGCGAGGCGCTCCGGGAGGTCGCCAGCCAGGTCACCCACCTGCTGTCGCTGGCGCGCAGGCACGACCTCGCGGTCGTGCTCACGAACCAGGTGTACACCGACCCCGACAGCGACCGCGCCCGCCCGCTCGGGGGCCACACCCTCGAACACTGGACCGGAACGGTGGTCCGCGTCGACCGGTTCCGCGGCGGCAACCGCCGGGCGACCCTCGAGAAGCACCGCGCCAAGCCCGCGGGCGAGAAGGTCCAGTTCCGGATCACGGACTCGGGGCTCGAAGGCGCGGACGACGGGATGCCCTGA
- a CDS encoding ABC transporter substrate-binding protein, with the protein MKTLGVAGAAGLGGLASAGSAVGRQGGPIPMGSLVPVTGSASPYGEGMQRAVNIAVSDVNDAGGPLDRQISMSNRDSETQPSRAVVKLRSLISESGIVGFVGAFSSGVSTTLAPVAADSRVMEVSHGSTSPVLAEAGYRDGVKYFARTSPNDAQQGIVMARAMENQVGASTVAFLHVDNPYGAGLAEKASQAFGGETTAMVGYGQDTTDFTSTLDSVFADDPDAVGFIGYPGNARTIFRQWSNGGYGGQWVLSEAVNSPEFISSMSDVLEGMYLASPSPESTEGRSRYLEKIGDANTLFAPHAYDALFLQALAIEKAGEASGTAIARNIRSVSRPPGTNVTVGEFQRAKELLGNGEQINYQGASSPVDLNERLEPLNRFALLRISGGETETVETIPRSFFEGRLYEDGGTTTTAGTSTTTSS; encoded by the coding sequence TTGAAAACGCTCGGCGTCGCGGGGGCCGCCGGGCTCGGGGGCCTGGCGAGCGCCGGGTCGGCCGTCGGTCGGCAGGGCGGCCCGATTCCGATGGGGTCGCTCGTGCCCGTGACCGGGTCGGCGAGCCCGTACGGCGAGGGGATGCAGCGGGCGGTCAACATCGCCGTCAGCGACGTGAACGACGCCGGCGGGCCGCTCGACCGACAGATAAGCATGTCGAACCGGGACAGCGAGACCCAGCCGAGTCGCGCGGTCGTGAAGCTCCGGAGCCTCATCAGCGAGAGCGGCATCGTCGGGTTCGTCGGCGCGTTCTCGAGCGGGGTCTCGACCACGCTCGCGCCGGTCGCGGCCGACAGCAGGGTGATGGAGGTGAGCCACGGCAGCACCAGCCCGGTGCTCGCCGAGGCGGGCTACCGCGACGGGGTGAAGTACTTCGCGCGCACCTCGCCCAACGACGCCCAGCAGGGCATCGTGATGGCGCGCGCGATGGAGAACCAGGTCGGCGCGAGCACGGTGGCGTTCCTCCACGTCGACAACCCGTACGGCGCGGGTCTCGCCGAGAAGGCCAGCCAGGCGTTCGGCGGCGAGACGACCGCGATGGTCGGGTACGGCCAGGACACGACCGACTTCACCTCGACGCTGGACAGCGTGTTCGCCGACGACCCGGACGCGGTCGGGTTCATCGGCTACCCGGGCAACGCCCGGACCATCTTCCGGCAGTGGTCGAACGGCGGCTACGGCGGCCAGTGGGTGCTCAGCGAGGCCGTCAACTCTCCGGAGTTCATCAGCAGCATGAGCGACGTCCTGGAGGGGATGTACCTCGCGTCGCCGAGCCCGGAGTCGACCGAGGGCCGGTCGCGCTACCTGGAGAAGATCGGCGACGCCAACACCCTGTTCGCGCCCCACGCCTACGACGCGCTGTTCCTGCAGGCGCTCGCCATCGAGAAGGCGGGCGAGGCGTCCGGAACGGCCATCGCGCGGAACATCCGGTCGGTGTCGCGGCCGCCGGGGACGAACGTCACGGTCGGTGAGTTCCAGCGTGCGAAGGAGCTACTGGGGAACGGCGAGCAGATCAACTATCAGGGCGCGTCGAGCCCGGTCGACCTGAACGAGCGGCTCGAACCCCTCAACCGGTTCGCGCTGCTCCGCATCTCGGGCGGGGAGACCGAGACGGTCGAGACCATCCCGCGGTCGTTCTTCGAGGGGAGGCTGTACGAGGACGGCGGGACGACGACCACCGCAGGGACGTCGACTACGACGAGTTCCTGA
- the larC gene encoding nickel pincer cofactor biosynthesis protein LarC, whose protein sequence is MKTLAFDGRMGASGDMLLAALLAAGADRDALTPVEDTLPVRYEVGETLKNGISSTTVSVLLADESEGSEETADRSRDDDHSHEGSHDASHEHSHDHSHEGHEHGHDHADGSHHHDDSDHDHTHAEGSGPLRTYPEVVDLVESMALPAAVEADALAVFEVLGEAEAGVHGTDLESTHFHEVGADDAVADVVGAALLVDDLDPERVVTTPLATGGGSVEMSHGTYPVPTPAVVEIAERADWSLRGGPVKAELLTPTGAAILAHFADGVDSLPALRVDASGYGAGGYDFPDHPNVLRAMVGESEAPGDEEGETATATGPSGDLVHDDVAVLETNLDDASPELLGGLHDSLAAVGARDVSVVPLTMKKSRPGHLVRVVCKPDDARRVARRLAEETGTLGVRQTGATHRWIADRTIETVVVDIDGGRYEVDAKLASDDAGEVYDVSAEYDDCAAVASEAGVPVREVMRRAERAARDE, encoded by the coding sequence ATGAAGACGCTCGCATTCGACGGTCGGATGGGCGCCAGCGGCGACATGCTACTCGCCGCCCTGCTCGCGGCCGGCGCCGACCGCGACGCGCTGACCCCGGTCGAGGACACCCTGCCGGTGCGCTACGAGGTCGGCGAGACCCTGAAGAACGGCATCTCGTCGACGACCGTCTCGGTGCTGCTGGCGGACGAGAGCGAGGGAAGCGAGGAGACAGCCGACCGTTCGCGCGACGACGACCATTCGCACGAGGGCTCCCACGACGCCAGTCACGAGCACTCCCACGACCACTCTCACGAGGGCCACGAACACGGTCACGACCACGCCGACGGCAGCCATCATCACGACGATTCGGACCACGACCACACCCACGCCGAGGGGTCGGGACCGCTCCGGACCTACCCCGAGGTGGTCGACCTCGTCGAGTCGATGGCCCTCCCCGCCGCCGTCGAGGCCGACGCGCTGGCGGTCTTCGAGGTGCTGGGCGAGGCCGAGGCGGGCGTCCACGGCACCGACCTCGAATCGACCCACTTCCACGAGGTCGGCGCGGACGACGCCGTCGCGGACGTGGTGGGCGCCGCGTTGCTCGTCGACGACCTCGACCCCGAGCGCGTCGTCACGACGCCGCTCGCGACCGGCGGCGGGTCGGTCGAGATGAGCCACGGCACCTACCCGGTCCCGACGCCCGCGGTGGTCGAGATCGCCGAGCGCGCCGACTGGTCGCTCCGGGGCGGCCCCGTGAAGGCCGAACTGCTCACCCCGACCGGCGCGGCGATCCTCGCGCACTTCGCCGATGGCGTCGACTCGCTGCCGGCGCTCCGGGTCGACGCCTCGGGCTACGGCGCCGGCGGGTACGACTTCCCCGACCACCCGAACGTCCTCCGGGCGATGGTCGGCGAGAGCGAGGCGCCCGGCGACGAGGAGGGCGAAACGGCGACCGCGACCGGGCCGTCCGGGGACCTGGTCCACGACGACGTGGCGGTCCTCGAGACCAACCTCGACGACGCGTCGCCGGAGTTGCTCGGCGGCCTCCACGACTCGCTGGCGGCGGTCGGCGCCCGGGACGTCTCGGTCGTCCCGCTCACGATGAAGAAGTCCCGGCCTGGCCACCTCGTCAGGGTCGTCTGCAAGCCCGACGACGCCCGGCGGGTCGCGCGCCGACTCGCCGAGGAGACCGGCACGCTCGGGGTCCGCCAGACCGGCGCGACCCACCGCTGGATCGCCGACAGAACGATCGAGACGGTCGTCGTCGACATCGACGGCGGGCGCTACGAGGTCGACGCGAAGCTCGCCAGCGACGACGCGGGCGAGGTGTACGACGTGAGCGCGGAGTACGACGACTGCGCCGCGGTCGCGTCGGAGGCGGGCGTGCCGGTCCGCGAGGTCATGCGGCGGGCCGAGCGCGCGGCTAGAGACGAGTAG
- a CDS encoding CDC48 family AAA ATPase — MNEVQLEVAKAYPNDSGRGIARLDPDTLLHLKLSPGDIIEIEGGDTTAAKVWRADRQDWNTDTVRIDGFTRQNADVGIGERVEIRKAEAEKADKLVLAPPEEASVQFGSDAAGMVKRQILKRPVVERDIVPVMSSTNHPFMRSPGQAIPLIAVETDPDGVCLITEDTEVELREEPISGFEKTGGGITYEDIGGLENEIQRVREMVELPMKHPQIFKKLGIEPPQGVLLHGPPGTGKTLLAKAVANETSASFFSIAGPEIISKYYGESEQQLREIFEDATEESPSIIFIDELDSIAPKREDVTGEVERRVVAQLLTMMDGLESRGQVIVIAATNRVDSVDPALRRPGRFDREIEIGVPDETGREEILQIHTRGMPLSDDVALDSLANDTHGFVGADIESLTKEAAMKALRRYLPEIDLDEEDIPPSLIDRMIVKREDFNGALNEVEPSAMREVLVELPKISWDDVGGLEQAQQEVEESVEWPLSSPEKFQRLGINPPSGVLLYGPPGTGKTLMAKAVANETNANFISVRGPQLLSKWVGESEKAIRQTFRKARQVSPTVIFFDELDSLAPSRSQEMGSNVSERVVNQLLTELDGLEEKGDVMVIGATNRPDMIDPALIRSGRFDRLVMIGQPDEEGREQILKIHTDDTPLSADVSLRELAEITDGYVGSDLESIAREAAIEALREDDDATEVGMSHFRQAMENVRPTITEDLLDYYEQMEDEFKGGSSSPTQGRRGGRIGFQ; from the coding sequence ATGAATGAAGTTCAACTAGAGGTGGCAAAGGCGTACCCGAACGATTCGGGTCGCGGAATCGCCCGTCTCGACCCGGACACGCTGTTGCATCTGAAGCTGAGCCCGGGCGACATCATCGAGATCGAAGGCGGCGACACGACCGCCGCGAAGGTGTGGCGGGCCGACCGGCAGGACTGGAACACCGACACGGTGCGCATCGACGGCTTCACGCGTCAGAACGCCGACGTCGGCATCGGCGAGCGCGTCGAGATCCGGAAGGCCGAGGCCGAGAAGGCCGACAAGCTGGTGCTCGCGCCCCCGGAGGAGGCGAGCGTCCAGTTCGGCTCCGACGCGGCCGGCATGGTCAAGCGCCAGATCCTCAAGCGCCCGGTGGTCGAGCGCGACATCGTCCCCGTGATGTCCTCGACCAACCACCCGTTCATGCGGTCGCCGGGCCAGGCGATCCCGCTCATCGCGGTCGAGACCGACCCCGACGGCGTCTGTCTCATCACCGAGGACACCGAGGTCGAGCTCCGCGAGGAGCCCATCTCGGGCTTCGAGAAGACCGGCGGCGGCATCACCTACGAGGACATCGGCGGGCTGGAGAACGAGATCCAGCGCGTCCGGGAGATGGTCGAGCTCCCGATGAAGCACCCCCAGATCTTCAAGAAGTTGGGCATCGAGCCGCCCCAGGGCGTGCTGCTCCACGGCCCGCCCGGCACGGGCAAGACGCTGCTCGCCAAGGCGGTCGCCAACGAGACCTCCGCTAGCTTCTTCTCTATCGCCGGACCCGAGATCATCTCGAAGTACTACGGGGAGTCCGAGCAACAGCTCCGGGAGATATTCGAGGACGCCACCGAGGAGTCGCCCTCCATCATCTTCATCGACGAACTCGACTCCATCGCGCCCAAGCGCGAGGACGTGACCGGCGAGGTCGAGCGCCGGGTCGTGGCCCAGCTGCTGACGATGATGGACGGCCTCGAGTCGCGGGGCCAGGTCATCGTCATCGCGGCGACCAACCGGGTCGACTCGGTCGACCCCGCGCTCCGCCGGCCCGGCCGGTTCGACCGCGAGATCGAGATCGGCGTGCCCGACGAGACCGGCCGCGAGGAGATCCTCCAGATCCACACCCGGGGGATGCCGCTGTCCGACGACGTGGCGCTGGACTCGCTGGCCAACGACACCCACGGCTTCGTCGGCGCCGACATCGAGAGCCTGACGAAGGAGGCCGCGATGAAGGCGCTCCGGCGCTACCTCCCGGAGATCGACCTCGACGAGGAGGACATCCCGCCGAGCCTCATCGACCGGATGATCGTCAAGCGCGAGGACTTCAACGGCGCGCTCAACGAGGTCGAACCCTCGGCGATGCGCGAAGTTCTAGTGGAACTGCCCAAGATCTCGTGGGACGACGTGGGCGGGCTCGAACAGGCCCAACAGGAGGTCGAGGAGAGCGTCGAGTGGCCCCTCTCCTCGCCCGAGAAGTTCCAGCGCCTGGGCATCAACCCGCCGAGCGGCGTCCTGCTCTACGGCCCGCCCGGCACGGGCAAGACGCTGATGGCGAAGGCGGTCGCCAACGAGACCAACGCCAACTTCATCTCGGTCCGCGGGCCGCAGCTGCTGTCGAAGTGGGTCGGTGAGTCCGAGAAGGCCATCCGCCAGACGTTCCGGAAGGCCCGGCAGGTCTCCCCGACCGTCATCTTCTTCGACGAGCTCGACAGCCTCGCGCCCTCGCGCAGCCAGGAGATGGGCTCTAACGTCTCCGAGCGCGTGGTCAACCAGCTGCTGACCGAGCTCGACGGGCTCGAGGAGAAGGGCGACGTGATGGTCATCGGCGCGACCAACCGCCCGGACATGATCGACCCGGCGCTCATCCGGTCGGGCCGGTTCGACCGGCTCGTCATGATCGGCCAGCCCGACGAGGAGGGCCGCGAGCAGATCCTGAAGATCCACACCGACGACACGCCGCTCTCGGCCGACGTGAGCCTGCGCGAGCTCGCGGAAATCACCGACGGTTACGTTGGCAGCGACCTCGAGTCCATCGCGCGGGAGGCCGCCATCGAGGCGCTGCGCGAGGACGACGACGCCACGGAGGTCGGCATGAGTCACTTCCGGCAGGCGATGGAGAACGTCCGGCCCACCATCACCGAGGACCTGCTCGACTACTACGAGCAGATGGAAGACGAGTTCAAGGGCGGCTCGTCGAGCCCGACCCAGGGTCGGCGCGGCGGCCGCATCGGCTTCCAATGA